One window of Botrimarina mediterranea genomic DNA carries:
- a CDS encoding transposase, producing MTDRSRPGAGSRMEPDSRFFRPQLSDEQWALVSDLFKPPKPDPKGGRPRADARACLEGVLWVLRSGARWKDLPPWFPSYPTCWRRFVEWTTDGTLDKVHRRLVRLLDKAGQIDWGEGFADGTFAPAKKGGIASA from the coding sequence ATGACCGATCGATCCCGCCCTGGTGCGGGGTCCAGGATGGAGCCCGACTCTCGATTCTTCCGCCCGCAGCTCAGCGACGAGCAGTGGGCGCTTGTCAGCGACCTCTTCAAGCCGCCCAAGCCGGACCCCAAGGGAGGCCGGCCCCGCGCCGATGCGCGGGCTTGTCTGGAGGGCGTGCTGTGGGTGCTGCGTAGCGGCGCGCGGTGGAAAGACCTTCCGCCCTGGTTCCCCTCATACCCCACCTGTTGGCGTCGATTCGTCGAATGGACGACCGATGGCACGCTGGACAAAGTCCACCGGCGACTGGTCCGCTTGCTCGACAAGGCAGGCCAGATCGATTGGGGAGAAGGCTTCGCCGACGGCACGTTCGCCCCGGCAAAAAAAGGGGGGATCGCGTCGGCCTGA
- a CDS encoding IS5 family transposase — MGRRLRRRHVRPGKKRGDRVGLTKRGKGTKIMVLTDAQGLPLATEVEAANVAEVNLIEPLLDEAVTSHVPSRLVYDKAADCDALRDRLAERGVDLICPHRKNRVRKKKQDGRKLRRYRRRWTVERSIAWLHAFKRLVVRNEFYAHLYHGFIKLACMIVCFRRL; from the coding sequence TTGGGGAGAAGGCTTCGCCGACGGCACGTTCGCCCCGGCAAAAAAAGGGGGGATCGCGTCGGCCTGACCAAACGGGGCAAGGGGACCAAGATCATGGTCCTCACCGACGCCCAGGGCCTTCCGCTGGCGACTGAGGTCGAGGCGGCCAATGTGGCCGAGGTGAATCTCATCGAGCCGCTGCTGGACGAGGCGGTGACAAGTCACGTCCCGTCGCGGCTGGTGTACGACAAGGCGGCCGACTGCGACGCGTTGCGTGACCGACTCGCAGAGCGGGGCGTCGATCTGATCTGCCCCCATCGCAAGAACCGCGTCCGCAAGAAGAAGCAGGACGGGCGGAAGCTGCGTCGCTACCGGCGACGGTGGACCGTCGAACGCAGCATCGCCTGGCTCCACGCCTTCAAGCGGCTGGTTGTCCGCAACGAGTTCTACGCCCATCTCTACCACGGCTTCATTAAGCTCGCATGCATGATCGTCTGCTTCAGACGGTTATGA
- a CDS encoding helix-turn-helix transcriptional regulator yields MPTRPASDVFAKLLTKEQLAKASEKGELLKAGTLIARLREEVGLTQAEFAERLGVSQQAISKMEWGDDVKLGTLNRALSVLGASLYVHTAHGDLPLTTSP; encoded by the coding sequence ATGCCAACCAGACCCGCAAGCGACGTGTTCGCCAAGCTGCTCACGAAGGAACAGCTCGCCAAAGCGAGCGAAAAAGGCGAGCTGCTCAAGGCGGGCACCCTCATCGCTCGGCTTCGCGAGGAGGTGGGGCTGACCCAGGCCGAGTTCGCCGAGCGTCTCGGTGTCTCGCAGCAAGCAATCTCGAAGATGGAATGGGGCGACGACGTAAAGCTAGGAACGCTCAACCGTGCCTTGTCAGTGCTCGGAGCGTCGCTCTACGTCCATACCGCCCACGGCGACCTGCCGCTGACAACCAGCCCTTAG